One window of Vicinamibacterales bacterium genomic DNA carries:
- a CDS encoding GNAT family N-acetyltransferase encodes MIVTVRSGTAADRDFVVETARRFADFGPPAWRTAAEVVAGEVRCLDEFFDGGMQGAGLLVGELNGRPAGFAFLEHHTDYFTGERHGHLGMIAVIEAAERRGIGAALLRAAEDWARTQGYPALTLNVFEGNDRARRAYERGGFAVETVRYVKRLD; translated from the coding sequence GTGATCGTTACCGTTCGGAGCGGCACGGCCGCCGATCGCGACTTCGTCGTCGAGACGGCGCGCCGCTTCGCCGACTTCGGGCCGCCGGCGTGGCGCACGGCAGCGGAGGTCGTCGCGGGCGAAGTCCGCTGCCTCGACGAGTTTTTCGACGGCGGCATGCAGGGCGCCGGGCTGCTCGTCGGCGAGCTCAACGGCCGTCCCGCCGGCTTCGCGTTTCTCGAACATCACACCGACTACTTCACCGGCGAGCGCCACGGGCATCTCGGGATGATCGCGGTCATCGAGGCGGCCGAGAGGCGCGGCATCGGTGCCGCATTGCTGCGGGCGGCGGAGGACTGGGCGCGCACCCAGGGTTACCCGGCGCTGACGCTCAACGTGTTCGAAGGGAACGACCGAGCGCGGCGTGCGTATGAGCGCGGCGGATTCGCGGTCGAGACCGTCCGTTACGTCAAACGTCTCGATTGA
- a CDS encoding M20/M25/M40 family metallo-hydrolase, producing the protein MKWIAGAVALAALQISAPAERSIVSAVDANNPAALALLEQVVNVNSGTHNFAGVRAVGDAFGKEFDGLGFTTTWVDGTPFKRAGHLVAEHPGGGPKILLIGHLDTVFEPDSPFQKFQRLDGDKARGPGVIDMKGGDVVIIFALKALKAAGALDRMNVTVVMTGDEEDAGDPQALARKPLVDAAQGAQYALGFEDGPGDPKYAVTARRGTSSWKLDVTAKTGHSSQIFRPDIGYGANYELARIVDGFRTNLAGEAHLTFNPSLIAGGTAADVDDVLAKGTASGKTNVIAQHAVAIGDLRTLSPTQLQHARDAMKQVVADAPLAQTQAVLTFADGYPALAPTPGNEALLVDYDRASQDLGLGRVTAVSPDRAGAADVSFISAQVNSVIDGIGLMGTDDHSPQETADLATLPSQTKRAALLLYRLTTRR; encoded by the coding sequence ATGAAGTGGATCGCCGGCGCGGTCGCCCTTGCGGCGCTGCAGATTTCGGCGCCGGCGGAGCGTTCGATCGTCTCGGCCGTCGACGCCAACAACCCGGCGGCGCTGGCACTCCTCGAGCAGGTCGTCAACGTCAATAGCGGTACCCACAACTTCGCAGGCGTGCGCGCGGTTGGCGACGCCTTCGGGAAGGAATTCGACGGCCTCGGCTTCACGACGACGTGGGTCGACGGGACGCCGTTCAAGCGCGCCGGGCATCTCGTCGCGGAGCACCCTGGCGGCGGACCGAAGATCCTCCTGATCGGCCACCTCGACACCGTGTTCGAGCCTGACAGTCCCTTCCAGAAGTTCCAGCGTCTCGACGGCGACAAAGCCCGCGGCCCTGGCGTCATCGACATGAAAGGTGGCGACGTCGTCATCATCTTCGCGCTCAAGGCGCTGAAGGCGGCCGGCGCGCTCGACCGGATGAACGTGACCGTGGTGATGACCGGTGACGAAGAGGACGCGGGCGATCCGCAAGCGCTGGCCCGCAAGCCGCTGGTCGACGCCGCACAGGGAGCGCAGTACGCGCTCGGCTTCGAGGACGGCCCCGGCGACCCGAAGTATGCCGTCACGGCGCGGCGCGGCACCTCCTCGTGGAAGCTGGACGTCACCGCGAAGACCGGCCACTCGTCGCAGATCTTCCGCCCGGACATCGGCTATGGCGCCAACTACGAGCTGGCGCGCATCGTCGACGGCTTCAGGACCAACCTAGCCGGCGAGGCGCACCTCACGTTCAATCCCAGCCTGATCGCCGGCGGCACGGCCGCGGATGTCGACGACGTGTTGGCCAAGGGAACCGCGTCGGGCAAGACCAACGTCATCGCGCAGCATGCGGTGGCGATCGGCGATCTGCGCACGCTGTCGCCCACACAGTTGCAGCATGCGCGCGACGCCATGAAGCAGGTCGTCGCCGATGCGCCGCTGGCGCAGACACAGGCCGTGCTGACCTTCGCGGACGGCTACCCGGCGCTGGCGCCGACGCCAGGCAATGAAGCGCTGCTCGTCGACTACGACCGGGCGAGCCAGGACCTGGGCCTCGGCCGTGTGACCGCGGTCAGCCCCGACCGCGCCGGCGCCGCCGACGTGTCGTTCATCTCCGCGCAGGTGAACAGCGTCATCGACGGCATCGGCCTTATGGGAACCGACGATCACTCGCCGCAGGAAACGGCGGACCTGGCGACGCTGCCCAGCCAGACCAAGCGGGCCGCACTGCTGCTCTACCGGCTCACCACGCGGCGCTAG
- a CDS encoding FISUMP domain-containing protein, with product MKGGIRPIRVRAALIVLSVAFGSVTASLVRVSAQDQMAGSGVGTMHSSKRMADGKEWTAANLDVDTSPSYCYDDAQRNCRRYGRLYTWESARRACQSLGDGWRLPTDDEWRQMATHYGGLGNDSADKGNASYTVLSSGGTSGFDAVLGGIRELDGTYSRLEAHGFYWTASENDPATAPFYNFGKGSSALYRQAAGEKQSAISARCVKD from the coding sequence ATGAAGGGCGGGATCAGGCCGATTCGCGTTCGTGCCGCGTTAATCGTGCTGAGTGTGGCCTTCGGATCTGTCACCGCCTCGCTGGTGCGCGTGTCGGCGCAGGACCAGATGGCCGGCAGCGGAGTTGGCACGATGCACTCCTCGAAGCGAATGGCCGACGGCAAAGAGTGGACGGCTGCGAATCTGGACGTCGACACGTCGCCATCCTATTGTTATGACGATGCGCAACGGAATTGCCGTCGGTACGGCCGGTTGTACACGTGGGAGTCGGCGCGCCGAGCATGTCAATCATTGGGAGATGGATGGCGGCTGCCGACCGACGACGAATGGCGGCAGATGGCGACGCATTATGGTGGGCTCGGCAACGATTCGGCTGACAAGGGCAACGCGTCGTACACCGTGCTCTCGAGTGGAGGCACGTCGGGTTTCGACGCCGTGCTGGGTGGCATCCGCGAGCTTGATGGAACGTACTCACGGTTGGAGGCGCACGGATTTTACTGGACGGCATCCGAAAATGACCCGGCCACCGCACCTTTCTATAACTTTGGCAAGGGCAGTTCAGCGCTTTATCGTCAGGCGGCTGGCGAGAAGCAGAGCGCCATTTCCGCCCGTTGTGTGAAGGATTAA